CCATGTTTCTATCCCCTTTTTATTTATTTTCGCTTAAGTATTATATCAAAGTAAAATTATATATTCAAGGGCTTAAAAGAACATAAGTTTGATATTTAGGCAGATGTATGCTATAATTTCAAGTAAATTGTATTAAATTTTGAGAGGTGTTTTACATGGCCAGAGAAAACAAACAAGAAGCAATATATGAATTTATAAAAGAACAATTAAGAGAAAAAGGATATCCACCATCAGTTAGAGAAATTTGCAATGCGGTAGGATTAAGGTCTACCTCTACAGTTCATGGCCACTTAAAAAGATTAGAACAAAAAGGAGTCATAAGAAGAGACCCTACTAAGCCTAGAGCAATTGAAGTTTTAGATCATTCTATAATAAAAAAAGAAATGATAGATATTCCTGTTATAGGAACGGTTACTGCTGGTAAACCAATTTTAGCAGTGGAGAATATAGAAGATAATTTTCCTTTGCCAATAGATTATGTAAAAAGTGATAATCAATTATTTATGCTTAAAATTAAAGGTGATAGCATGATAGATGCAGGAATAATGAATGGAGATATGGCTATAATTGAAAAAACAAATTCTGCATTAAATGGTGAAATAGTAGTAGCATTACTTGATAATGAAGCTACCATTAAAAGATTTTTTAAAGAAAAAGATTACATAAGATTACAACCAGAAAATAAAACTATGGAACCTATTATTGTAAAGCAATGTGAAATAATAGGAAAAATTGTTGGCTTATATAGAAAATATTAAAAATAGGTCTTGTGATATCACAAGACCTATTTTTTAGTGATTTAAAACTCTATCTAAAGCCATTAATATACCGGTTTTTGCATGGTCAAAGGTTAATCCACCTTGTAAGAAAGCTATATAAGGTTCCCTTATTGGTGCATCAGCAGATAATTCAATGGAAGATCCTTGTATAAATGCTCCTGCCGCCATAATTACTTGATCATCATAACCTGGCATATCCCATGGTTCACAATGGGCAAAAGAATCTATAGGAGATCCGAATTGTATTCCCTTACAGAAATTAATAACCTTATCTTTATCATTGAATTTTATAGCCTGTATTATATCGCTTCTCTTTTCATTGTATTTAGGTAAAACTTCAAAACCTGCAAGTTCCATAAGCCTTGAACATAAAACCGCTCCCTTTAAGGCTTCTATAGATACATGAGGTGCTAAAAATAGCCCTTGATACATAAGTCTCATTACTCCAAAGGTTGATCCACATTCAGCTCCTATACCAGGTACAGTTAATCTGTAAGAAGCTTGAGTAACATATTCTTCTTTACCTACAATGTATCCTCCAGTAGGTGCCAATCCCCCTCCTGGATTTTTAATTAAGGAACCAGCTATTAAATCTGCTCCCACATCTGTTGGTTCTATTATGTCTATAAACTCACCATAACAATTATCTACAAAACAAATTATATCCTGTCTTATGCTTTTTACTAAATCTATAATTTCTTTTATTTCTGATACTAGTAAAGCCTTTCTCCAGGAATAACCTGTGGATCTTTGAATATGTACTATTTTTATGGATTGATCCTCTTTTATTGCCTTTTCTATGCCTTGGAAATCCAATTTACCATCTTTTAAATCAACTTGTTTGTAGTTTATTCCATACTCTTTAAAAGAACCTATGTTCTTCTCCCCGCTTAAACCTATTACACTATGTATGGTATCATAAGGAGTTCCCACTACAGCAAGCATAGTATCTCCTGGCCTTAAATTCCCAAACAAAGCAGCTCCTATAGTATGAGTACCGCTTACAAAATGAGGCCTTACTAATGCACTTTCTGCATTGAATATACGAGCATACACCTTATCTAAAGTATCTCTTCCCATGTCTCCGTAACCATATCCGGTACTATTAGTAAAATGAGCATCGCTAATTCTTTCTTCTTGAAATGCATTAAGAACTTTTAGTTGATTAAATTCTCTTATTTCATCATAAGCTTTAAATTGTGGTTCTACATCTTTGAGTGCTTTTTCATATAGATCCAATGTATTATCACTTATTTTATATTTGTATTTTAGTAAATATTTTGTACTGTCTATCATTATAATTTACCTCCAAAATAAAAATTGCTACGACTTTATATGATATCACATAAAAAAAGAATAGGCAAAATAATGCCCATTCTTTTACACTTATATTTTAATATTCTGCAGATTGTGGAGTAAATAATATATCTTTACTAGGAGTAATAGTAGAAACTGCGTGTTTATAAATAAGCATTTGCTTATTTAAGGAATCCAATATTATAGTAAAATTATCAAAGCCTTTTACGAAACCTTTTATTTGGAATCCATTAGTTAAATGTATTGTAACTTCAATTTTATTCTTTCTAGCACTATTTAAAAATATATCTTGTAAATTATTTATAGTCTTAGCCAATATAATCCCCTCCAATATGTTTACATTTATATATAGTTCTATAAAATAAATTAAAATCCTTTTAATTTATTGAACTTATCAAGTATTTCACTTACCACAGCATCGTCATTTTCAAATTCATCTTTATTTATCCATATAGCTCTAGGATCTCGTCTAAACCAGGTCAATTGACGTTTAGCATAATTTCTACTTCCTTTTTTGATTAAATATACAGCTTCATCTAAAGATATTTCACCATTAAGGTAGTATAGCAACTCTTTATATCCTATACCCTGCATAGATTGCATAGTTTCATTACAACCCATTTCTTTTAATTTTTTAACTTCATCTAATAATCCTTCTTGTAGCATTTTATCTACTCTCATATTTATTCTATCATATAATTTATCCCTATTCATATACAGCACAAAATAATATATGGAATATGGAATATTAAATAAATTTTCTTTTTCTTCTTTGGCGTATTCACTCATGGGTTTTCCAGTAACTTTATATACCTCTAATGCTCTAATTACTCTTTTTAAATTATTGTAATGGATATTGTTATAGGAATATTCATCTATATCTTTTAAAAGACTATGAACATATTCTTTTCCTTTTTCTTTTGCTAATTCTTGAAGATAATCTCTATAGTCATCATCTTTATTTGCATCAGTAAAACTGTAGTTATATATTATTGAGTTAATGTATAAACCAGTTCCACCAACTAACATAGGAATATTGCCCCTATTATAGATTTCTTCTATTTTACCCTCAACACTATCTTTGTATTCAGCTACACTAAAATTTTCCCAAGGTTCAACTACATCTATTAAGTGATGAGGTATCCCCCTTTTTTCTTTTTCTGATATTTTAGCAGAGCCTATATCCATATGTTTATATATTTGCATTGAATCCGAGGATATAATCTCCCCTTTTAATTTCTTTGCTAAATTTATAGAAATTTCTGTTTTGCCTACAGCTGTAGGACCAGATAGTATAAATAAATCTTTCATAAGTTAAGTATCCCCCTTATTGTACTCTTTTAAATTTTTTTTCTAATTCTGATAATGTTATTTTTATTATAGTAGGTCTACCGTGAGGACAGTTAAAGGGATCTTTTGCAAAACTTAAATCATTTATAAGAGCTTCCATTTCTTCTTTTGATAATTTATCTTTAGCCTTAACTGCTGATTTACACGCAAGCATGGCAATAGAGTCATATTTTACTTCTGTGGTTTCTCCACTACCCATGGCTTTTATATTATCAATTATATCCATAAATAAATTATTTATATCAGGTTTACCCATAATAAAAGGAACTTCTCTAATAGTTACTGTATTTTCTCCAAATAATTCTATATTAAATCCTGTTTTACAAAATAAATCTTTGTTATCCATGTAATAGGAAAAGTCCTCTGGATCCAATTCTATTACAATAGGTTGTAACAGTACTTGTGATTTAACCTGTTCCTTTTTTATTTTATCTCTATAGTTTTCAAATAGTATTTTTTCATGAGCAGCATGCTGATCTATTATATATAAATTTTTAAAGCTTTCAGCTAAAATATAGGTATTATCAAATTGTCCTATAATCCTCATTTCAGGCAATTTAGGAACCTCATCTTTTGTATTTTCTGTAGCAATATTATTAATTTTATCTTCTTGAAAGTTTTCTTTTTTATCTATTGTAATACTTTTATCTATAGTATTTTGTGTAACATTACTAACGTTGTTTAATGCTGAATTAACTAAACTTGTTCTTTCAATATCTTTAGTAGCACTTTTTAGGTCAATAGGTATCTGTACCTTTTTAACACTTTCAAATAAAGATGGATTTTCTTTAATTATCTCTTTATTATCCTCTTTTACATCCTCTGTTATTTGAGTATTAAATTCTTTATACAAGCTTTTCTTTATACTTTCGTGTACTGTGTGAAATACAAAGGAAAACACTCTTTTATCTTCTTTAAACTTTATTTCAGTTTTAGTTGGATGTACATTTACATCTATATATTCTGGAAATATATCTATGAATATTACGAAGAAAGGAAATTTATTTATAGTTAAAAAAGATTTAAAAGCATTTTCAACAGCGGCAGTAATTAATCCGCTTTTTATATATCTTTTATTTACAAAAATGCTTTGATTGTTTCTGCTTCCCCTACTAAGTTCTGCATTTCCTATATACCCATAGACAGATATAATATCACTATGACTTTCGAAATAATTTACATTTTCTAAAGTTTTTTTACCATAAATAACCCGTATAACATCTTCTAAATTTCCAGAACCATAGGTATTTAAAACTGTTCTATCATTATTTATAAGTTTAAAGGCTATATTGGGATTGGCTAGGGAAAGCCGTTGTATAATATCCGATATAAGAGAACTTTCCCTAGAAGGTGATTTTAAAAACTTTAATCTAGCAGGTACGTTATAAAAAAGGTCAGTAACTTTTATAGTAGTACCTGTATTCATTCCTATATCATTAAAGGATATAAAATTACCACCCTCCATGTATATTTCCTTACCTATATCTTTACTTGAAGGCTTAGATTTTAAGTGAATTTTAGAGATGGAGGCTATACTTGGCAGAGCCTCACCTCTAAATCCCATAGTGTTTAAAGAAAAAATATCTTCTATATTTGAAATTTTACTAGTAGCATGAGGTAAAAAAGCTTTTTCTATGTCATCTGCATAAATTCCAATACCGTCATCTGAAACTTTTATAAGATCCTGTCCCCCATTTTTAACTTCCACTGTAATATTTTTAGCTTCAGCATCTATGCTATTTTCAACCAATTCTTTTACTACAGAAAAAGGTCTTTCCACCACTTCTCCAGCGGCTATTTTATTAAATGTAAATTCATCTAATATATTTATTCTCTTCAAAATATTTCACCCTACTTTTTTTCAATAGACTTAGCTTTATTAATTAAATCATATAGCTTATTAAATCCTTCCATAGGATTTAAATTTAATATATCAATTGAAGAAATTTCTTTAATTAAGTTTTCTTTTTCAATTTGAGTAAAGCTAATTTGAAAATCATTGTGTTCTAATAATTGATCCATTGCTATTTCTTTTTTAGTTTCTTCTTTAACAGTTTTTTTACTCTCTTTTATATCATTAATTTCTATTTTATTATCCTTATTTTTTTCTATACTTTCAAGAATTCCTTTGGCTCTCATTATTACATCCTCTGGAAGTCCAGCAAGTTTTGCAACTTCTATACCATAGGATTGATCTGCTCCGCCTTTTATAATCTTTCTTAAAAATACAATATCTTTATCTACTTCTTTTACTGATACAGAGTAATTTTTTACTCCCTTGATTTTATTTTCTAATTGAATTAATTCATGATAATGGGTAGCAAAAAGAGTTTTTGATCTTAATTTTTTATTATTACAAATATACTCGATAACAGCCCAAGCTATACTTAATCCATCAAAAGTGCTAGTTCCCCTACCCACTTCATCTAAAATAATTAAGCTTTTAGATGTAGCATTTTTAAGTATATTAGAAACTTCCCACATTTCTACCATAAAGGTACTTTTACCTGCAGATAGGTCATCGGAGGCCCCTATTCTTGTAAATATTTTATCACAAAGGGATATGGAAGCTTCCCTTGCAGGAACAAAACTACCTATTTGAGCCATTATAGTAATTAAAGCTACTTGTCTCATATATGTAGACTTTCCTGCCATGTTAGGCCCTGTAATTAATAGCATTTGATTATCTTCAGTATCCATAGTTGTATCATTGGCTACAAAGCTACCCGTAGGAATCATTTTTTCTACTACTGGATGTCTTCCATCTTTAATGATTATGCTATCCCCTTCTACTATTTTGGGCTTTGAATAATTATTTTCTAAGGCCACTGTAGCTAAGGAACTTAAACAATCTAAAATAGCCACTATATTTGCAGAAGACTTCATTCTGTCTATTTCTTTTTCTATAGAATTTCTTATACTTACAAACACTTCATATTCAAGATTAATTAATTTTTCTTCCGCTCCTAAAATCTTATCTTCCATTTCTTTTAATTCAGGAGTTATATATCTTTCAGAATTTGATAATGTTTGTTTTCTTATATATCTTCCCTCAGGTACAGAGGATAAATTGGATTTTGTAACTTCGATAAAATATCCGAAGACTTTATTATATCCAACTTTAAGAGATTTTATTCCAGTAAATTCCCTTTCGCTATTTTCAAGATTTGCAATCCACTCTTTACCATGAGATTTTGCCATTCTAAGTTCATCTATGTCGTTATTAAAACCATTTTTTATAAGATTACCATCCTTTATTGTAATAGATGGATTATCCATTATAGATTTTTCTAATAGATCATAAATATCCCTTAACTCATCTAAATTTAAAAACATATCTTTAAATAAATCTGATTCTAATTTGGACAGTATATTTTTTACATAAGGTAATTTTTCTATAGAATTTTTTAATGAAAGGAGTTCTTTTGCATTTACATTTTTAGAAGAGATTTTACCAACTATTCTTTGTATATCGTAAATATCCCTTAAAACATCTTTTAAGTCCTGGTGTAATGATATATTTAATACCAATTCTTCTACGGCATTTAGCCTTTTATCAATTTTTTCTTTATTTATCAAGGGTTGTTCTATCCAATTTCTTAAAAGCCTTGCTCCCATAGCGGTACTACATTTATCTAATACCCACAAAAGAGATCCTTTTCTAGATTTATCCCTAATAGTTTCTGTAATTTCTAAATTTCTTCTAGAGTTTATATCCATAGATAAATAATCTACTATATTGTAATGTTTAAAAAAGTTTATATGTCCAAGGGACATTTTCTGAGTTTCAAATATGTATTTTAAAAGTCCATTACCACACTTTATTAAAACTGAGGAATATTCTTTTTTATTAAAATTAGAAAATTGTTCTTCTAATAGGTTATTATCCTGAAAACAATCCTTTTCTAAATTAGTAATAGATATACTAAAACGGTTCTCTATTTCTTTTAAAATATTATTGGATATATCCTCATTTACTAATAATTCACTAGGGTCAAATTTTGAAATTTCATCTAATATAACGGATTCATCTAAACAATGATCTGTGGCAAAAAAGTCCCCAGTGGATATATCACAAAAGCACATAGCCATGGAATCATTTTCTGTATACAGACTCATTATATAGTTATTTTTAGTTTCATTTAAAAAATTACTATCTGAATAAGTACCAGGTGTAACTATCTTTACAATATCTCTTTTAACTATTCCTTTAGCTAAGGATGGGTCTTCTAACTGTTCGCATATAGCTATTTTGTATCCTTTAGATACTAATCTATTTATATAGCTAGAAGCTGAATGATATGGTATACCACACATAGGAGCCCTTTTAGAAAGACCACAGTCTCGTCCTGTTAATACTAATTCTAATTCTTTAGATGCAGTTTCAGCATCTTCAAAAAACATTTCATAAAAGTCACCTAATCTAAAAAATAATATACAGTCTTTACATCGTTCTTTTACCTCTAAGTATTGTTGCATCATTGGTGTAAGTTTCAAAATTGTCACCTCCTAAAATATGTTGCAAAAAAAGCCCTTTAAAAGAGCTTTTTTATAAAGTTTAATTATACTTCTTCTCCATCAAGGGAAAATGATAGAGTTTTAGTTATTTTAACATCAACTATCTTACCTATATTATCTTTGTTTCCAGTAAAGTTTACAAGTTTTCCTGTATCTGTTCTACCAGTTAATCTATTTTTATCGTTTTTACTTTCGCCTTCTACTAGCACCTTAACTATTTTATCTTGATATTTTTTATTATTCTTTTCACAACTTTCATTAACTATTTTAACCAGTTTTTCAAATCTTTCATGTTTTACATCTTCAGGAACTTGCTCATCCATATCGTATGCAGGGGTTCCTTTTCTTTTTGAATATAAGAATGTAAAAGCGGAATCATATTCTACTTCTTTTACAAGTTCTAAAGTTTCATTAAAATCTTCTTCTGTTTCACCAGGAAATCCTACAATAATATCTGTTGTAATTGCCACGTTAGGTATTTCTTCTTTTATTTTATTAACTAGTTTTAAATAGTCTTCTCTGCTGTAGGATCTATTCATTTTCTTTAAAATCCTACTAGAGCCAGATTGAACTGGTAGGTGTATATGATTGCATAATTTATCACATTCTTTAATGGCATAAATTACATCCTCTGTTAAATCCTTTGGATGAGAAGTCATAAATCTAACTCGTTCAATACCTTCTATGTCATTAACAATCCTTAAAAGTTCTGCAAAACTTACCTTAGGATCTAAATCTTTTCCATAGGAATTTACATTTTGACCTAATAAGGTTATTTCCTTATAGCCACTTTTTACAAGCTCTTTTATTTCTTTTACTATATCAGAAACTTCTCTACTTCTTTCTCTACCCCTTACATATGGAACTATACAATATGTACAAAAATTGTTGCATCCATACATTATAGTTACAAAGGCTTTAGTAGAACTCTTTCTATCTACAGGAATTCCTTCTACTATTTCTTCTTCTTTATCCCATACTTCAATTATAGATTTTCCCTCTTGTTTTGTTCTATTTAAGTACTCTGGGAATTTATATGAGTTGTGGGTTCCAAATATTATATCTACAAAAGGATATTTTTTTATTATATCTTCAGCCATACCCTCTTGCTGCATCATACAACCGCAAACAGCAATTATAAGATCAGGATTTTTTGCTTTTAATCCTTTTAATATGCCTAAATTACCGTATACTTTAAGTTCTGCATTTTCTCTTACACAACAAGTATTAAATATTATAATATCCGCTTTATTTCTATCCTCTGTATTTTCATATCCCATATTTTTTAACATACCAGATAGTTTTTCGGAGTCCTCTTCATTCATCTGACAACCCCAAGTTTCTATATAAAATTCACCTTTTTTATTCATATTATTTGTTCACCTCATTAGTATAATTTAGTCCTACATTAGTATAACAGTCTATATTATACTATATTTTTATTTATTTAGCCATTTACATTATATTATAAATTAAAAAAATAAAAGTTTCATTGAAATTATTATTTCTTTGAAACTTTTATTTTAACCAATTAATATTTATAGCTTAAATTTTTTAACGGAGTTACTTAATTCTTCTATTTTATTATCTAAAGAGGATATATCTTGTATCATTTCATCTATAATAGCTGTGTGGTTTTGTATGGATGCAGTTATTTCCTCTGTGGCCGAAGCGGATTGTTGAGAAATTTCATTTACATCTTCTATAATAGTTTTAATATTTTCCTTGCTTGAATTTATATCATTTATTTGAACTAGTAATTCTCCTATTTTATCCATATCCTCTTTTAGATTTTGTTGAATTGATGAAAATGAATTTAACACTTCTTCGCTAATTTTTTTCCTGAATTGCTCTATTTGTAAAGAATCTTTTTTTATCTCCTCAAATTTAGCAGCTTCTTTTAGTAGCTTTTCAATACTAGAACTTATCATATCAGCGGTTTTAGCGGATTCAGAGGCTAAACTTTTAACTTCATTAGCTACTACTGCAAATCCTTTTCCGTATTCCCCAGCTCTAGCAGCCTCAATAGATGCATTTAAAGCTAAAAGATTAGTTTGCTCAGATATTCCTACTATTTCACTAGTCATGCCACTTATAGCAGCAACACTTTCATTAAAATTTTCTATAACATTATATATGGTTTCAAATAGTCTATATTTTTTTCAAAACCTTGATTATTAGATTTTATATTATCACTTAAATTTTTTAAATTTCCATTAGCTATTTCAGATAGATTTTTAGTAGTTTTTCCATCAGGATTGTAATCCTTATTGAAGTGGACTACTATATTGTTTTCACTATCTAATAAAAATCCATAGGATTTTTCAGATACTTTTGCTTTTTTAACTTCATTTGTAATGGAGTCAAAAGTTATATCTGCTGCTAGAACACATATAACCTTATTATTATCTATAATTGGATAGGATATTGTTCCTACTATTTTTTCAAAGGCAGGATCAAAATATGGATTTGAAAAAAATACTTGCTTTTTATTTATTGCTTCTTTGTACCAATCCCTTTCTCTAAAGTCTAAATCTTTATCTGGTACCCAACCAGCTCCTGATACCATTTTATTGTTAGGAAATAATACATATATATCCGAAGAAGTACTTTCCTTATCTTTTAATTGAAATGCCAAGTACTGTTGTAGTTTATTGTAGTCATAAATTTTAAAATGATTAATGTTTTTAGCTATTTCTATAAGATTACTACTTTCAATTCCCAACCATTTATCGAATTCTTCTGAATATTTTTTAGTTGTTTCTACACTTTTACCTTTAAACTCTTCATGCAGAGAAGAATAGGATATTTTGTAACTTATGGTCAACAGTATTATCATACATAACATAGATATAAAAGTTACAAAGTAAATCATTTTTGCTTTTAACCCCTTCATAGTCAATCCCCCTGATTTCCAATTTATTTAAAATTCAAATTAATATGTTTATTTAATAATAATCAAATTTTCAATAAAAAGCAACATAATATACATAAAATTATATATATTTCTTTTAAATTACAAAAACTCAAACCACTGTATAGTCTATTTTAATATACAATGGTTCTTTAAAATTATATATATTAATAGTAAAATTAAATGCAAGAATAAAAGTTTGAATCTTTTAAGATTATGAAATATAATATATGAATATATTTAAAATTCGTATATAGAGGTTGTTTAGTTAAAACTTGAGGGAGGTAATATTATGTTAGGAGTTTCAAAGAGAATAGAGGAACTTAGATTTTCAGAAATAAGGAAATTTATTCCTTACTCTGATGAAGCAAAAGCTAAAGGAATTCATGTTCACCATTTGAACATAGGTCAACCGGATATTAAAACACCAGAGGAATTTGTTAATGCAATCAAAAATTTTGATGATAAAATTATAAAATATGAAAATTCCCAGGGAAATAAGGACTTAATAAATGCCTTTGTAAAATATTATAAAAGTATAAATATAGATTTAGATAAAGAAGACGTATATGTAACTAATGGAGGTAGTGAAGGGATTTTATATGCCCTATTAACCATATGTGATGCTGGTGATAGTGTTATAGTTCCAGAGCCTTATTATACCAACTATAATACAATGGCTAGAATGGCAGGAGTAGAAATAATATCCTTTAGAACTTATAGAGAAGATGGATTTAGAATAAAAAATAAAGAAGAAATTTTAAATTCTATAAAAGATAATACAAAAGCTATAATGATTACAAATCCTAGTAATCCAACTGGAGTTGTTTATACTAAAGAGGAAATTAGGATGATTTCTGATATAGCAAAGGAAAAGGATCTATTTATAATATCTGATGAAGTTTACAGGGAATTTGTATATGACGGTCTTGAATTTACATCTTTTATGGATATGAAGGATATATTAGATAGAGTAATTATAATAGATAGTATATCTAAAAGATATAGTGCCTGTGGAGCAAGAATTGGGGCTTTAATATGTAAAAATAGAAAGGTTACAGAAAACTTTATGAAAATGTGCCAAGCTAGGCTTAGTGTTTCTTCTCTTGATCAAATAGGAGCTGCTAATTTAATAAATGTTCCTAAAAGCTATATAGAAGAAGTAAGAATTGAATATGAAAAAAGAAGAAATATACTATACGAAGGACTTTGCGACATACCAGGTGTTCACTGCGAAAAGCCTTCTGGAGCCTTTTATATTATAGCAAAGCTTCCTGTGGACAATTCAGATGAGTTCACAAAGTGGATGCTAACAGATTTTCAATACAATAATAAGACTGTTATGGTTACCCCAGCGGAAGGATTTTATACTACAGAGGGATTAGGTAGAGATGAAGTTAGATTATCCTATTGCATTAATTCAGAAGACCTAAAAGAAGCTATGATAATACTAAAAAAAGCATTGGAAGAATATAATAAATAAAGACATAACCAGGAACATTTTATTCCTGGTTATGTCTTTATTTCCATGGTATAAACTTTTCTATTAAATTTAAATCCGCATTCTTTATATAAGTTTAAGGCCACTGTATTCATTGAATCTACTGTTATAAAAGCCTCTTTATAATTGAGTTTATTTATTATATTTAATAAATAACATACTAAAGCTTTTCCAATGCCTCTACCTCTGTATTCCTTTAATACACCCACATTGACTATAACAGGTATATCGCTTATTAATATTATTTGACCATATCCTATATATTTATTACCATCCATAACAAATATGGCCCCTTCCGGTAAATAGTAATTTTGTTTTTCATCTAAGATTATATCATCTATAGTTAAAGGTTCTCTTGTTTTAGTTTTAAAAACTTCATTTTGTATGTGACATCTTATAGCCTCTTCTTTATTTTGTTTTAGTTTTTTAAAATAAATTCCTTTAGAATTTATTAAATTTCTAGAAATCAAAGGCATGAAATCTTCTAATTCCAAATCCATTTCTATAGTACATTTATCTATATTAAAGCCTGATCTTTTTAATATATCTATATTAAAGCCATTATCTTCACATATATATTTAAAAACAGAATCTTTTTTAAGATGATTTAAAAGCGTAGATATATATTGTGCTTTCATATATTGTTTTTTAAAATTTAGAGAGTTTATTAAATAATAAGAAGTTTTTTTACTATACCATAAATACCCATAACATTCTTTTAAATCCCTTAATAACAATACTCTTTTTCTTAATAGCATTTTATCAAAAAAACTGCTATTTTCATAGGCAAATAAAAAGTCACCATTTAAAGTATTAAATGACAACCTGGTATTATTTAAAATTTTCAAATGAAATAAATTGTCTTTATTTAAATTAGTTATACTCAACATAGCATTCCTCATTGTAATTAATTAATTAATCCATAATTAGTATAATTCTTTTAATAAGAACCGTCAACGCTTAGTTAATGAACAAAGAATAATGAATAATGAACAATTACGGATATTTTTCTCCATTATCATTCCGAAAAATCCACCTAAATTATTCATTGTTCATTGTTAGTTGTTCATTGAGCTAAGTATTCTATATAGTCTTTGATAAATTTTTGTTGTGGAGAATCAAATTGTATTAATTTATTTAATTTTTTTATATATTTTTTCTCGCTCCAATGTTTCTTTTTTATATATCTTTGTTTGCCTAATTTCCAAAACTTATGAGGGAATACTATTATACATAGCATAGCCTCTAAGTGACTGTGACTTAAAGGATTTACAGAACTATAGGCCTCTATTAGTTCCTTTGCT
This window of the Clostridium cochlearium genome carries:
- the lexA gene encoding transcriptional repressor LexA, giving the protein MARENKQEAIYEFIKEQLREKGYPPSVREICNAVGLRSTSTVHGHLKRLEQKGVIRRDPTKPRAIEVLDHSIIKKEMIDIPVIGTVTAGKPILAVENIEDNFPLPIDYVKSDNQLFMLKIKGDSMIDAGIMNGDMAIIEKTNSALNGEIVVALLDNEATIKRFFKEKDYIRLQPENKTMEPIIVKQCEIIGKIVGLYRKY
- a CDS encoding aminotransferase class I/II-fold pyridoxal phosphate-dependent enzyme, with the translated sequence MIDSTKYLLKYKYKISDNTLDLYEKALKDVEPQFKAYDEIREFNQLKVLNAFQEERISDAHFTNSTGYGYGDMGRDTLDKVYARIFNAESALVRPHFVSGTHTIGAALFGNLRPGDTMLAVVGTPYDTIHSVIGLSGEKNIGSFKEYGINYKQVDLKDGKLDFQGIEKAIKEDQSIKIVHIQRSTGYSWRKALLVSEIKEIIDLVKSIRQDIICFVDNCYGEFIDIIEPTDVGADLIAGSLIKNPGGGLAPTGGYIVGKEEYVTQASYRLTVPGIGAECGSTFGVMRLMYQGLFLAPHVSIEALKGAVLCSRLMELAGFEVLPKYNEKRSDIIQAIKFNDKDKVINFCKGIQFGSPIDSFAHCEPWDMPGYDDQVIMAAGAFIQGSSIELSADAPIREPYIAFLQGGLTFDHAKTGILMALDRVLNH
- the hfq gene encoding RNA chaperone Hfq, which gives rise to MAKTINNLQDIFLNSARKNKIEVTIHLTNGFQIKGFVKGFDNFTIILDSLNKQMLIYKHAVSTITPSKDILFTPQSAEY
- the miaA gene encoding tRNA (adenosine(37)-N6)-dimethylallyltransferase MiaA → MKDLFILSGPTAVGKTEISINLAKKLKGEIISSDSMQIYKHMDIGSAKISEKEKRGIPHHLIDVVEPWENFSVAEYKDSVEGKIEEIYNRGNIPMLVGGTGLYINSIIYNYSFTDANKDDDYRDYLQELAKEKGKEYVHSLLKDIDEYSYNNIHYNNLKRVIRALEVYKVTGKPMSEYAKEEKENLFNIPYSIYYFVLYMNRDKLYDRINMRVDKMLQEGLLDEVKKLKEMGCNETMQSMQGIGYKELLYYLNGEISLDEAVYLIKKGSRNYAKRQLTWFRRDPRAIWINKDEFENDDAVVSEILDKFNKLKGF
- the mutL gene encoding DNA mismatch repair endonuclease MutL, which gives rise to MKRINILDEFTFNKIAAGEVVERPFSVVKELVENSIDAEAKNITVEVKNGGQDLIKVSDDGIGIYADDIEKAFLPHATSKISNIEDIFSLNTMGFRGEALPSIASISKIHLKSKPSSKDIGKEIYMEGGNFISFNDIGMNTGTTIKVTDLFYNVPARLKFLKSPSRESSLISDIIQRLSLANPNIAFKLINNDRTVLNTYGSGNLEDVIRVIYGKKTLENVNYFESHSDIISVYGYIGNAELSRGSRNNQSIFVNKRYIKSGLITAAVENAFKSFLTINKFPFFVIFIDIFPEYIDVNVHPTKTEIKFKEDKRVFSFVFHTVHESIKKSLYKEFNTQITEDVKEDNKEIIKENPSLFESVKKVQIPIDLKSATKDIERTSLVNSALNNVSNVTQNTIDKSITIDKKENFQEDKINNIATENTKDEVPKLPEMRIIGQFDNTYILAESFKNLYIIDQHAAHEKILFENYRDKIKKEQVKSQVLLQPIVIELDPEDFSYYMDNKDLFCKTGFNIELFGENTVTIREVPFIMGKPDINNLFMDIIDNIKAMGSGETTEVKYDSIAMLACKSAVKAKDKLSKEEMEALINDLSFAKDPFNCPHGRPTIIKITLSELEKKFKRVQ